One window of Dyadobacter sandarakinus genomic DNA carries:
- a CDS encoding peroxiredoxin family protein: MRLLHFLAGGLISLAVWGCGSSQPEVKEGTWRATLTREGNKLPLLLEINKNTDGKSYSAFAINGEEKLQMDSLYFQNDSLVIPMQLFDAKIVAKVDKDRMTGLYYRVPNGIIAGSLPFEATHGENYKFYPKGTAKASRNVTGNWATTFKNEVTGDTTLAVGSFRQDGSDVTGSFLTPTGDYRFLTGSVNGDSLYLSTFDGSNAMLFKAAVQSDGSIKGAMWSGLKGYKTFVAKADSAARLPDATKLTFLKPGFDTVDFTFSDADGKQVSLKDPRFKGKPVIIQIMGSWCPNCMDETNFLAPWYSKNKDRGVEIVGLAFERSDKPEVSNPKIKRMVSRFNIEYPVLLAGTNTDEATSKALPALNKVMSYPTTIFIDKKGKVREIHTGFSGPGTGKYYDEFVADFNGLMDKLIAEK, from the coding sequence ATGAGACTTCTTCATTTCCTGGCCGGCGGCCTGATTTCCCTTGCTGTATGGGGCTGCGGTTCATCTCAGCCCGAGGTAAAAGAAGGTACCTGGCGTGCAACACTCACCCGGGAGGGCAACAAGCTTCCGCTTCTTCTGGAGATCAATAAAAATACCGACGGCAAATCATACTCCGCCTTTGCGATCAATGGTGAGGAAAAGCTGCAAATGGATTCATTGTACTTCCAGAACGACTCACTGGTGATTCCTATGCAGCTTTTTGATGCTAAAATTGTGGCAAAAGTAGATAAGGACCGGATGACCGGTCTGTATTACCGCGTTCCCAATGGCATCATTGCAGGTTCTCTTCCTTTTGAGGCCACACATGGTGAGAATTATAAATTTTACCCCAAAGGTACCGCCAAAGCCAGCCGCAATGTAACCGGCAACTGGGCCACTACCTTCAAAAATGAAGTAACCGGAGACACTACGCTGGCCGTAGGCAGCTTTCGCCAGGACGGCAGTGATGTTACCGGTTCCTTTCTGACGCCCACGGGCGACTACCGCTTTCTGACAGGGAGCGTAAATGGCGACAGCCTGTACCTTTCCACTTTTGACGGCTCCAATGCGATGCTCTTTAAAGCTGCGGTACAAAGTGACGGATCTATTAAAGGTGCTATGTGGTCGGGATTGAAAGGGTACAAAACCTTCGTGGCAAAGGCTGACTCAGCGGCCAGGCTGCCGGATGCAACCAAGCTCACCTTCCTGAAACCCGGCTTTGATACGGTTGATTTTACATTTTCGGATGCCGACGGAAAGCAGGTATCCCTCAAAGATCCGCGCTTCAAAGGCAAGCCGGTAATCATTCAGATCATGGGTTCGTGGTGCCCTAATTGTATGGACGAAACCAACTTCCTGGCGCCCTGGTACAGCAAAAACAAGGATCGTGGCGTAGAGATCGTGGGCCTGGCTTTTGAGCGCTCGGATAAGCCTGAGGTTTCCAATCCCAAGATCAAACGGATGGTCAGCCGCTTCAACATCGAATATCCCGTGTTGCTCGCAGGTACCAACACCGATGAAGCTACCAGCAAGGCGCTGCCTGCGCTGAACAAGGTAATGTCATATCCTACGACCATTTTTATTGATAAAAAAGGAAAAGTAAGGGAGATCCATACCGGCTTTTCGGGTCCCGGAACCGGCAAATACTATGATGAGTTTGTCGCGGATTTCAATGGACTGATGGATAAGCTCATTGCCGAAAAGTAG
- a CDS encoding MarR family winged helix-turn-helix transcriptional regulator, whose translation MRKEKTIDYQIKKAWHSISRMYNAYAARYDTTMATGFVLLNIDIETGTPATKIAPALGMEPRSLVRMLKTLEEKGLIRREVSADDKRFVRIMLTELGKEKREIAREGVISFNTMIRDKIPLDKLVTFFDVIKEINRLVEEENQKLKAGEIEEEL comes from the coding sequence ATGCGGAAGGAAAAGACCATAGACTACCAGATTAAAAAAGCCTGGCATTCCATTTCCAGGATGTACAATGCTTACGCAGCCCGGTACGATACCACGATGGCCACCGGCTTTGTGCTCCTCAACATCGACATTGAAACCGGTACCCCCGCAACCAAGATTGCCCCTGCCCTGGGTATGGAGCCCCGCAGCCTGGTACGCATGCTGAAAACCCTGGAAGAAAAAGGGCTGATCAGGCGGGAGGTGAGTGCAGACGACAAGCGTTTTGTACGCATTATGCTCACCGAACTGGGTAAGGAAAAGCGGGAAATTGCCCGAGAGGGAGTTATATCATTCAACACAATGATACGCGACAAGATCCCGCTGGATAAGCTGGTGACTTTTTTTGATGTCATTAAAGAAATAAACCGGCTCGTGGAGGAGGAAAATCAGAAACTGAAAGCAGGCGAGATCGAGGAAGAACTGTAA
- a CDS encoding 3-hydroxyacyl-CoA dehydrogenase/enoyl-CoA hydratase family protein, with protein MNRSIRKVAVLGSGIMGSRIACHFANIGVEVLLLDMVPAALTPSEEAKGLTSAHPAVRNRIVTEAFQQTLKATPASLYSTDFASRVRLGNFDDNLAEIAKYDWVIEVIVERLDIKKNLLEKVDALRKPGTLITSNTSGIPIHLMAEGRSDDFRKHFCGTHFFNPPRYLRLLEIIPGAETDEAVIAFLMHYGDLFLGKTTVRCKDTPGFIANRLGIYALIQTIRAAEEMGLSVEEVDKLTGPVAGRPKSGTYRLSDVVGLDTTVHVAHNLYASGEGTDESRDAFALPDIMQKLYDNKWLGDKTGQGFYKKIKDEKGKSVILALDFKTLEYKPSGKTRFATLEGTRNIQEPVERFPVLIAGEDRAGEFYRKTFSQIFQYATLRIPEIADEIFRVDQAITAGFGWQLGPFETWDAIGVRRMVSIMEDLDLKPAGWVYRMLENGKEKFYTIEEGKRLYYDITTGTYCKIPGQDGLILLSNLSENVVWKNAGARLYDLGDGILNLEFRSKMNTMGPEVIEGIQKSVSIAEKDFRGLVIGNESPDAYSAGANLAMLFMYAIEQDFDEINLMISQFQQTMMRARYSSVPVVTAPHSLALGGGCELNLHADKVVAHAETYIGLVEFGVGIIPAGGGTKEMALRCSDMYQAGDPELNILQNSFMNIATAKVSTSAREALEMNYLQEKDQIVLNRSRLIAEAKQAALDLADNGYTQPKQRTDIKVQGKTGIALFLAGIAQMRLANYISEHDAKIAGKLAYVINGGDLSYPQQVTEQYLLDLEREAFLSLCGEKKTLERMQGLLNGGKPPRN; from the coding sequence ATGAACCGATCAATCCGTAAAGTGGCCGTACTTGGCTCCGGGATCATGGGCTCGCGCATTGCGTGCCATTTTGCAAATATTGGTGTGGAAGTATTACTGCTCGATATGGTTCCTGCCGCACTCACACCCTCCGAAGAAGCCAAAGGTCTTACGTCCGCGCACCCCGCCGTACGCAACCGCATCGTTACGGAGGCTTTTCAGCAGACTTTGAAAGCTACCCCGGCATCGCTGTACAGCACAGACTTTGCTTCCCGCGTCAGGCTGGGCAACTTTGATGATAACCTGGCCGAAATCGCAAAATATGACTGGGTGATCGAGGTGATTGTGGAGCGGCTGGATATCAAGAAAAACCTGCTGGAAAAAGTTGACGCGCTTCGCAAGCCCGGAACCCTCATTACGTCCAATACATCGGGCATTCCCATTCATTTGATGGCCGAAGGCCGGAGCGATGATTTCCGGAAGCACTTTTGCGGTACGCACTTCTTCAACCCGCCCCGCTACCTGCGCCTGCTCGAAATTATCCCGGGAGCTGAAACGGACGAAGCCGTCATTGCTTTCCTGATGCATTACGGCGATCTGTTTTTGGGTAAAACAACAGTACGCTGCAAGGATACTCCGGGCTTTATCGCCAACCGGCTGGGCATTTACGCATTGATCCAGACGATCCGCGCGGCCGAAGAAATGGGATTGAGCGTGGAGGAAGTGGACAAGCTTACCGGACCCGTGGCAGGCAGGCCTAAATCGGGTACTTACCGGCTTTCGGATGTGGTAGGACTGGATACAACCGTGCACGTGGCCCATAACCTGTATGCATCGGGAGAAGGTACCGACGAATCACGGGATGCATTTGCATTGCCGGATATCATGCAGAAATTATATGATAACAAGTGGCTTGGAGATAAAACAGGACAGGGTTTTTATAAAAAAATAAAGGACGAAAAAGGCAAGTCTGTGATCCTTGCGCTGGACTTTAAAACACTGGAATACAAACCTTCCGGAAAAACCAGGTTTGCCACCCTGGAAGGTACCAGAAATATCCAGGAGCCCGTTGAGCGCTTTCCGGTGCTGATTGCAGGGGAAGACCGTGCAGGCGAGTTTTACAGGAAAACCTTTTCTCAAATTTTCCAATACGCAACCCTGCGTATCCCGGAAATTGCGGATGAAATTTTTAGGGTCGATCAGGCGATTACGGCGGGGTTTGGCTGGCAGCTGGGACCCTTTGAAACGTGGGATGCAATCGGAGTCCGGCGGATGGTATCGATCATGGAGGACCTTGACCTGAAACCTGCCGGCTGGGTGTACCGGATGCTCGAAAACGGCAAGGAAAAATTTTACACCATAGAGGAAGGCAAACGCCTTTATTACGACATAACTACCGGAACATACTGCAAAATACCGGGACAGGACGGGCTTATCCTGCTAAGTAACCTGTCGGAAAATGTAGTCTGGAAAAATGCAGGAGCCCGGCTTTACGACCTGGGCGACGGCATTCTGAACCTTGAATTCCGCTCCAAAATGAATACCATGGGGCCGGAGGTGATTGAGGGTATACAAAAGTCCGTCAGCATTGCCGAAAAGGATTTCCGCGGGCTGGTTATCGGCAACGAGTCGCCGGATGCCTACTCCGCCGGTGCTAACCTGGCCATGCTCTTTATGTATGCAATCGAGCAGGATTTTGACGAGATCAACCTGATGATCTCGCAGTTTCAGCAAACCATGATGCGCGCCCGCTACTCGTCCGTTCCCGTGGTAACCGCCCCGCATTCGCTTGCATTGGGTGGCGGCTGCGAGCTGAACCTCCATGCCGACAAGGTGGTAGCACATGCCGAAACGTATATAGGTCTGGTTGAATTTGGAGTAGGTATCATTCCGGCCGGGGGCGGTACCAAAGAAATGGCGCTGCGCTGCTCGGATATGTACCAGGCCGGCGATCCCGAGCTCAATATTTTACAGAATTCATTCATGAACATTGCCACCGCAAAGGTGTCCACATCGGCCCGGGAGGCATTGGAGATGAACTACCTGCAGGAGAAAGACCAGATCGTACTGAACCGCTCCCGGCTCATCGCCGAAGCCAAGCAGGCTGCTTTGGATCTGGCGGATAACGGATATACTCAGCCCAAGCAGCGGACAGACATTAAGGTACAGGGAAAAACCGGCATTGCATTGTTTCTGGCAGGTATTGCTCAGATGCGCCTGGCCAATTACATTTCCGAGCACGATGCAAAAATCGCCGGAAAACTGGCCTACGTTATCAATGGAGGAGACCTCAGCTACCCGCAGCAGGTCACTGAGCAGTACCTTCTCGACCTGGAAAGAGAGGCATTCCTGTCATTATGCGGGGAAAAGAAAACACTGGAAAGAATGCAGGGTTTACTGAACGGAGGCAAGCCGCCACGTAACTAG
- a CDS encoding RrF2 family transcriptional regulator, producing the protein MISKKAKYALKALKVLAEQFGKGPVLISYIAEKEKIPKKFLEAILLDLRNNGVLQSQKGKGGGYLLRMPPGEVNFSKVLRIIDGPIAPALCVSMFFYGKCDDCKDEETCSLRSVLEKWRDANLAVLDKTTLSDLLEADKAQSGVFSQL; encoded by the coding sequence ATGATTTCAAAAAAGGCAAAATACGCACTTAAAGCTCTGAAAGTTCTGGCCGAGCAGTTCGGGAAAGGTCCCGTGCTGATTTCCTATATAGCTGAAAAAGAAAAAATCCCCAAGAAATTCCTGGAAGCCATCCTGCTGGATCTTCGCAATAATGGCGTCCTGCAAAGTCAGAAAGGCAAAGGTGGCGGCTACCTGCTGAGAATGCCGCCCGGTGAGGTTAATTTTTCCAAGGTACTGCGCATTATTGACGGTCCTATTGCTCCCGCGCTTTGCGTTTCCATGTTTTTTTATGGTAAATGCGATGACTGCAAGGATGAAGAGACATGCAGCCTGCGCTCAGTTCTGGAAAAATGGCGGGATGCCAACCTTGCCGTACTGGACAAAACTACCCTGAGTGATCTCCTGGAAGCTGACAAAGCACAAAGCGGCGTTTTTTCACAGCTTTAA
- a CDS encoding glycosyltransferase, translating into MPENFVIIIPQFNDWEALNLLIQKINADLAPHILAHTTLLIVDDCSSKPRLQPFAFFGGKEIKVITLYRNLGHQKAITIGLSYAAEQLDADKVIVMDADGEDAPVDINRLVDKSLEKPDTIIFAERNKRTEGFVFRFFYLIYKSVFKLLTGKVITFGNFSLVPRSRLKNLVRVSEIWNNYPGGIIKSRLPYDAILSNRARRLAGESKMNFVSLVLHGLSAISVLVDTTAVRILILSIFMSGLAITFIIIILFLKIIGNATPGWASTLGSALIILMLQFFLISLFLVFMVLQYRSQQNFIPALHYRDFVEKVETFS; encoded by the coding sequence ATGCCCGAAAATTTCGTCATTATCATTCCACAATTCAATGACTGGGAGGCGCTTAACCTGCTCATACAGAAGATAAATGCGGACCTTGCCCCGCATATTCTTGCCCATACCACGCTGCTGATTGTAGACGATTGCTCGTCAAAGCCGCGGTTGCAGCCCTTTGCTTTTTTCGGTGGAAAAGAAATCAAGGTAATCACGCTATACCGGAACCTCGGCCACCAGAAAGCCATTACTATTGGCTTGTCCTACGCAGCCGAGCAGCTCGATGCTGATAAGGTTATTGTTATGGATGCAGATGGTGAAGATGCTCCCGTGGACATCAACCGGTTGGTAGACAAGTCGCTGGAAAAGCCGGACACCATCATTTTTGCTGAGCGGAACAAACGTACGGAGGGCTTCGTATTCCGGTTTTTTTACCTGATCTATAAGAGTGTATTCAAGCTGCTTACCGGGAAAGTGATCACCTTCGGGAATTTCAGCCTGGTACCCCGGAGCAGGCTGAAAAATCTGGTGCGTGTATCCGAAATCTGGAACAATTACCCCGGCGGTATCATCAAGTCGCGACTGCCTTACGATGCTATACTGAGCAACCGGGCCAGGAGATTGGCCGGTGAGAGCAAAATGAACTTTGTATCCCTCGTACTGCATGGGCTCAGCGCCATTTCGGTGCTGGTAGACACTACTGCAGTACGCATCCTGATCCTGTCCATTTTCATGTCCGGCCTGGCAATAACCTTCATTATCATCATTCTTTTTCTCAAAATCATAGGCAATGCCACACCCGGCTGGGCTTCCACGCTGGGCAGTGCCCTGATCATCCTGATGCTGCAGTTTTTCCTGATCTCCCTGTTTCTGGTTTTCATGGTATTGCAGTATCGCTCGCAGCAGAATTTCATTCCTGCCCTGCACTACCGGGATTTTGTTGAGAAAGTGGAAACATTTAGCTGA
- a CDS encoding NAD-dependent epimerase/dehydratase family protein — MNVALVTGSAGLIGSESVAFLAEKFDLVVGIDNNLRQYFFGADGNTEWNRNRIQEAFTNYRHYAADIREAKELEPIFREYGTDIKMIVHAAAQPSHDWAAKEPFTDFGVNAVGTLNMLEMTRLHAPEAVFIFTSTNKVYGDNPNYLPLVELETRWEIDESHPYFINGIDENHSIDHTKHSVFGASKVAADIMVQEYGRYFGMKTGVFRGGCLTGPNHSGAQLHGFLAYLMKCAITGTHYTIFGYKGKQVRDNIHSHDLVNMFWHFYQNPRPGEVYNAGGGRFANCSMLEAIELCEKITGNKLSYSYSENNRIGDHIWYVSDLSKFKSHYPGWNWEYGLVETLTQIHDGIAARLGAKTV, encoded by the coding sequence ATGAATGTAGCGTTGGTTACCGGCTCTGCCGGCCTGATAGGAAGTGAATCGGTTGCTTTTCTTGCAGAAAAGTTTGATCTGGTAGTGGGAATCGACAATAACCTGAGACAATATTTCTTTGGGGCAGACGGGAATACCGAGTGGAACCGCAACCGCATCCAGGAAGCATTTACCAATTACAGGCATTACGCAGCGGATATCCGGGAGGCAAAAGAACTTGAACCGATCTTCCGGGAATATGGTACGGATATCAAAATGATCGTTCATGCTGCTGCGCAGCCAAGCCATGACTGGGCCGCCAAAGAGCCTTTTACAGATTTTGGTGTCAATGCGGTAGGTACGCTCAATATGCTGGAAATGACCAGGCTGCATGCACCTGAGGCTGTTTTTATATTTACATCAACCAATAAAGTTTACGGCGACAATCCTAATTACCTGCCGCTCGTAGAGCTCGAAACCCGCTGGGAGATCGACGAAAGTCATCCTTACTTCATCAACGGAATCGACGAAAACCATAGCATTGACCATACCAAGCACTCTGTTTTCGGCGCGTCCAAAGTGGCTGCTGATATCATGGTACAGGAGTACGGCCGGTATTTCGGAATGAAAACGGGCGTGTTCCGCGGAGGCTGCCTCACGGGCCCCAATCACTCGGGCGCCCAGCTGCACGGCTTCCTGGCTTATCTGATGAAATGTGCCATTACCGGCACACATTACACGATTTTCGGGTACAAGGGAAAGCAGGTACGCGACAATATTCATAGCCACGACCTGGTGAACATGTTCTGGCACTTTTACCAGAATCCGCGGCCGGGAGAGGTTTACAATGCAGGAGGAGGCCGGTTTGCCAATTGCTCCATGCTTGAAGCCATTGAGCTTTGCGAAAAAATCACCGGCAACAAGCTTTCTTACTCCTATTCCGAAAACAACCGCATTGGAGATCATATCTGGTATGTGAGTGATTTGTCCAAATTCAAGTCGCACTATCCCGGCTGGAACTGGGAGTACGGCCTGGTGGAAACGCTCACGCAGATCCACGATGGTATCGCTGCAAGATTAGGAGCCAAAACGGTTTAA
- a CDS encoding M3 family oligoendopeptidase, which translates to MTNEETIDIPSRNRRVFIGEEFDLKKWEDLEPFFENLKNRGINSAEELQQWFADRSEIESYLSENFAWRYIRQTCDTANTGLINALQFFITEIQPKLAEYGNALDKKVVDSPFLKDLQEPGYAVTLRGMKKAIEIFREENIPLITEMQTEERKYGAIAGAMTVTLDGEEMTLQKASDRLQSTDREVREEAWRAINGRRYEDHEKLDELLNKLVSLRHNVGRNAGFANYRDYMFAAMGRFDYTPQDCFDFHASVREAVVPMLNEVAQARKSALNVDPLRPWDTKVDPRGLPPLKPFQTGDELLEKTIRCFSRLDPFLGDCLRTMRAMKHLDLESRKGKAPGGYNYPLDEIGVPFIFMNATSNLRDMVTLLHEGGHAVHSLVTRDLALNSFKHTPSEVAELASMSMELITMDFWDEFFENEDDLKRAKIQHLESIIETLPWVATVDKFQHWMYENPAHTGEERTAAWVRIYEEFTDSVIDWSGLEHFKKYIWQRQLHIYEVPFYYIEYGIAQLGAIGVWKNYRANPEQGLKGYLDALKLGYTATIGEIYQAANIPFNFSRGHITELMQFVKGELDELKK; encoded by the coding sequence ATGACAAACGAAGAGACCATTGATATACCTTCCCGGAACAGGCGGGTTTTTATTGGAGAAGAGTTTGACCTTAAAAAGTGGGAGGACCTTGAACCATTCTTTGAAAATCTTAAAAACCGCGGGATCAACTCGGCAGAGGAACTGCAGCAATGGTTTGCAGACCGCAGCGAGATCGAATCATACCTGTCGGAAAACTTTGCATGGCGTTACATCCGGCAGACCTGCGATACAGCCAATACCGGCCTCATCAACGCGCTGCAGTTTTTTATTACCGAAATCCAGCCCAAGCTTGCCGAATACGGTAATGCATTGGACAAGAAGGTTGTAGATAGTCCTTTTCTGAAAGACCTGCAGGAGCCCGGCTATGCCGTGACGCTTCGCGGAATGAAGAAGGCCATTGAGATTTTCAGGGAAGAGAACATCCCGCTGATCACCGAAATGCAAACCGAAGAGCGCAAGTACGGCGCTATTGCCGGTGCCATGACCGTGACGCTGGACGGAGAGGAAATGACCCTGCAAAAAGCATCCGACCGTCTGCAATCCACAGACCGGGAAGTGCGGGAAGAAGCCTGGCGGGCTATTAACGGCCGTCGGTATGAAGACCACGAAAAACTGGACGAACTGCTGAACAAGCTGGTTTCGCTGCGGCATAATGTGGGCAGGAATGCCGGTTTTGCCAACTACCGCGACTATATGTTTGCTGCCATGGGCCGGTTTGACTATACGCCTCAGGATTGTTTTGATTTTCATGCCTCGGTAAGGGAGGCGGTAGTGCCAATGCTCAATGAGGTAGCGCAAGCCCGGAAAAGTGCGCTGAACGTAGATCCGCTTCGTCCCTGGGACACGAAAGTAGATCCCAGAGGGTTACCGCCATTGAAACCTTTCCAGACCGGCGATGAGCTTCTGGAAAAAACCATCCGCTGCTTTTCGCGCCTGGACCCATTCCTGGGCGACTGCCTGCGTACCATGCGCGCAATGAAGCACCTGGATCTCGAATCCAGGAAAGGCAAGGCACCCGGTGGGTACAACTATCCGCTGGATGAGATCGGTGTACCATTTATATTTATGAATGCCACCTCCAACCTGCGCGATATGGTGACGCTGCTGCACGAAGGTGGCCACGCCGTGCATTCGCTTGTTACCCGCGACCTGGCACTTAACTCATTCAAGCATACGCCATCCGAGGTGGCAGAGCTCGCATCCATGTCGATGGAGCTGATCACCATGGATTTCTGGGACGAATTTTTTGAAAACGAAGACGACCTGAAAAGGGCCAAGATCCAGCATCTCGAATCCATTATCGAAACCCTGCCATGGGTTGCGACGGTAGACAAGTTCCAGCACTGGATGTACGAAAATCCGGCACATACCGGCGAGGAGCGTACGGCTGCGTGGGTCAGGATTTATGAAGAGTTTACAGACTCAGTGATCGATTGGTCGGGGCTGGAACACTTTAAAAAGTACATCTGGCAGCGCCAGCTCCACATTTACGAAGTACCTTTTTATTACATAGAATATGGTATTGCGCAGCTTGGGGCTATCGGAGTCTGGAAAAATTACCGTGCAAATCCTGAACAGGGACTGAAAGGCTACCTGGATGCATTAAAGCTGGGGTACACGGCCACGATCGGGGAGATCTACCAGGCTGCCAACATTCCGTTCAACTTCTCGCGCGGGCACATTACCGAGCTGATGCAGTTTGTGAAAGGTGAGCTGGACGAGCTGAAAAAATAG
- a CDS encoding DUF433 domain-containing protein — protein MNYRDYISADPRMMMGKPVINGTRLTVEAILRKLAEGAGMETILNMYPCLTPESVRAVLQYAAELVANQEDLEDLP, from the coding sequence ATGAACTACCGGGATTATATAAGTGCTGATCCCCGCATGATGATGGGCAAGCCGGTTATTAATGGCACCCGGCTCACGGTTGAGGCAATTTTGAGAAAGCTGGCTGAGGGAGCCGGCATGGAAACAATTCTTAACATGTACCCTTGTCTAACCCCTGAGTCTGTCCGGGCCGTATTACAATACGCTGCCGAGTTGGTTGCAAACCAGGAGGACCTGGAAGACTTACCATGA
- a CDS encoding cation:dicarboxylate symporter family transporter, giving the protein MKKLFTNLTFWVLTAITCGALLGHYDPDTAIKMEFLGKGFIQIVKVFINPIIFLTITLGIIGMGDLKKVGKVGAKALIYFEIVTTLALIVGIIVANILRPGDGVATGNLQKGDISGYTSKVQDFSWWQFFLDNVTLQVLLVSLVLGILLSRYAGRDQVIVKLNFVSKYVFRALRFVMLLAPVGAFGGMAYTIGKYGIHTLLPLAKLMGTVYATMTIFIFGVLGLILRTYKVSLWGYLKYIREELLIVLGTSSSEAALPSLMEKLERMGCSKPVVGLVVPAGYSFNLDGTTIYLSMATIFLAQVFHVHLGIGQILSLIGILMVTSKGAAGVTGSGFVVLASTLTAIRVIPVEGLALLLGVDRFMSEARAITNFIGNGVATIWLANNEREFDRTKMHEAFSNVRQTENIVSDNLSPRAH; this is encoded by the coding sequence TTGAAAAAACTCTTCACAAACCTGACCTTCTGGGTCCTGACTGCCATTACCTGCGGGGCTTTGCTCGGGCACTATGATCCTGATACGGCCATCAAAATGGAATTTCTCGGCAAAGGGTTTATCCAGATCGTCAAGGTATTTATCAACCCGATCATTTTCCTGACGATCACGCTCGGCATTATCGGCATGGGAGATCTGAAAAAAGTAGGGAAGGTCGGCGCCAAAGCATTGATCTACTTTGAAATCGTGACCACACTTGCATTGATCGTAGGGATCATTGTGGCCAATATCCTGCGCCCCGGCGACGGGGTCGCCACCGGAAATCTACAGAAAGGTGACATTTCGGGTTATACCAGCAAGGTGCAGGATTTCAGCTGGTGGCAGTTTTTTCTGGACAATGTAACCTTGCAGGTACTGCTCGTCTCGCTGGTGCTCGGGATTCTGCTGAGCAGGTATGCCGGTCGCGATCAGGTGATTGTTAAGCTTAATTTTGTATCAAAATACGTGTTTCGTGCTTTGCGGTTTGTCATGCTGCTGGCACCGGTGGGTGCATTCGGGGGAATGGCCTATACCATTGGAAAGTACGGCATCCATACCTTGCTGCCCCTCGCCAAGCTGATGGGAACGGTATATGCAACCATGACAATCTTTATTTTCGGCGTTCTGGGGCTTATTCTGCGTACTTACAAGGTGAGTCTCTGGGGTTATCTCAAATACATCCGCGAAGAGCTGCTGATCGTGCTGGGTACTTCATCGTCTGAGGCAGCACTGCCTTCGCTGATGGAAAAGCTGGAACGTATGGGATGTTCCAAGCCGGTAGTGGGGCTGGTAGTCCCGGCAGGTTACTCCTTCAACCTCGACGGTACAACCATCTACCTGTCTATGGCTACCATTTTTCTGGCGCAGGTATTTCATGTGCACCTGGGCATCGGACAAATCCTTTCGCTGATAGGCATCCTGATGGTCACTTCAAAAGGTGCCGCCGGGGTTACAGGCAGCGGCTTTGTGGTACTTGCGTCAACCCTCACGGCCATCCGGGTGATCCCGGTGGAGGGACTGGCGCTGCTGCTGGGCGTAGACCGGTTTATGTCTGAGGCCAGGGCCATTACCAACTTCATCGGGAATGGCGTTGCGACGATCTGGCTGGCCAACAATGAGCGGGAATTTGACCGTACCAAAATGCACGAGGCATTCTCCAATGTCCGGCAAACCGAAAATATCGTAAGTGACAACCTCAGCCCGCGGGCCCATTGA
- a CDS encoding heme/hemin ABC transporter substrate-binding protein: MLPPLLRKLGCLALSFLVIHADSAAQSLRIVSANGTLSEILAGIGLEKQLVGVDVTSTYPASLEKIPRIGHNRSIAAEGILSLNPDVVIYTDKSMLSPAVVKQLGSSGKKVVEFRHDYTREGTIRLIREAGAYFNAKPQAEKLVKTLESDLSKIKKPAAPKKLLFIYARGTGTLMVSGTGTSVDKMFELTGHKNAVQGFTEFKPLTAESLIAANPDVLVLFDSGLESLEGIDGLLKVPGVASTSAGRNRKIVTMDGQYLTGFGPRLGKAALELAQKVK, from the coding sequence ATGTTACCTCCCCTGCTACGGAAACTGGGGTGCCTGGCACTCTCCTTCCTGGTCATCCACGCTGATTCAGCAGCCCAGTCCCTCCGGATTGTATCTGCAAATGGTACATTAAGTGAAATCTTGGCTGGCATCGGCCTCGAAAAGCAGCTGGTGGGTGTGGATGTAACAAGTACTTACCCGGCCTCGCTTGAAAAGATCCCCAGGATCGGCCATAACCGTAGCATTGCGGCCGAAGGTATTTTATCCCTCAACCCCGACGTCGTCATTTATACGGATAAAAGCATGCTCTCGCCCGCAGTAGTAAAGCAGCTGGGCAGCAGCGGCAAAAAGGTTGTCGAGTTCAGGCATGATTACACCCGTGAAGGCACAATCAGGCTGATCCGGGAGGCAGGCGCTTATTTCAATGCAAAGCCACAGGCCGAAAAGCTGGTGAAAACTTTGGAAAGTGATTTGTCAAAAATTAAAAAACCGGCTGCGCCTAAAAAGCTGCTCTTTATCTACGCACGCGGCACCGGCACGCTCATGGTGTCGGGTACAGGCACCTCGGTCGACAAGATGTTTGAGCTTACCGGCCACAAAAATGCCGTGCAGGGTTTTACGGAATTCAAGCCACTCACTGCCGAATCGCTCATAGCAGCCAACCCGGACGTACTCGTACTGTTTGACAGCGGACTGGAAAGTCTGGAAGGTATAGACGGACTGCTGAAAGTACCCGGCGTGGCAAGTACCAGCGCAGGACGAAACCGGAAAATAGTCACCATGGACGGGCAGTACCTCACCGGATTCGGTCCCAGGCTGGGGAAAGCCGCCCTGGAACTGGCCCAAAAAGTAAAATAG